GTCACTTCCATTGTTTCATTTGATTTTAAGGATACTCTTAAGTAAGGTGAAGTAGGTACAAAAACATGAATTAAGTAGAGTAGCTATTTTAACCCCATTttactaaagaagaaacaaaatcagaTTAATATGACTCTTCAAGATTGCAGAGCCAGCACTAGATCCCACATCTTCTCATTCCTGGTTCAGTCCTCTTTCTACTATGCCAAGCAGACTCTGAAGGTGAGCATGGATTAAATGTAGTGTGGAAATGAAGAACAATTATAATTTTGACCCTGAGTCATTTAGAAAATACTAAATTAAAGGTAGTGCTCCCTTTTGAGAAAGGCAGGAAAGTGTAATGTTTTTTAGTAAACTTACCTGATAATTCAGACTCTTGGTAGTGCAGTTTGAATCTAAATTGTTTATGTTAAGAACTATGATAATTGAatgattttattcatctttgtaacCTTTGGAGCACCTTTCACTTAGTACCTTCCACTTAGTATTATTTGGCCAACAAATACTCTATTGCTCTGTAAACACTATGCAAGTTTGAATCCATTATTGTGACAGATCCTTTGGTTTGCTCTTCCTgaatttttttgcaaatggatacAAAGCATAGAATTGTTTGAGAAAATTAGATAAATTCTGGTCTTGAGAAGAATAGAAGTCTCTTCTAAAAACATTCttttagataaatattttaaatttattactgtATTAAGAGTTCTGAGGTTGATAGAAATGCTGATTCTTAATAACAGGTGACAAAGTGGGAAAGATTAAGGTTCACTTACAataactaatttttaattttgaatgttTGCTACATTTTATATGACAATCAGATGTTAAAAGTAAGTGTATCTTTGTAATTAAGTgcactgtttttattttctatttttagtaaatcaggttttttttcccctttctgatTTAGCTGTAGTGATCCTGTGCAGCGAATTGAGCAGTGTACACGAGGCTCTCTCTTCATGTGTAGCATTGTTCAAGGGTGCAAGAGAACATATTTGTCTCAAAGAGACTTACAGGCTCATATCAACCACCGCCATATGAGAGCTGGAAAACCTGTTACCCGCGCTTCACTTGAAAATGTTCATCCTCCTATTGCCCCACCACCAACTGAAATCCCTGATCGTTTTATAATGCCGCCAGACAAGCACCACATGAGCCATATTCCGCCAAAGCAGCACATCATGATGCCACCACCTCCTTTGCAGCATGTGCCACATGAGCACTATAATCAGCCACATGAAGATATTCGTGCTCCTCCAGCAGAATTGTCCATGGCTCCACCTCCACCTCGTTCGGTCAGTCAGGAAACCTTTCGTATTTCAACAAGAAAACACAGCAATTTAATAACTGTCCCTATTCAGGATGATTCAAATTCAGGTGCTAGAGAACCACCACCTCCTGCCCCAGCACCTGCTCACCATCATCCTGAATATCAGGGTCAACCAGTGGTATCGCACCCTCATCATATTATGCCTCCACAACAACATTAtgcaccacccccacctcctccaccaccaATAAGCCATCCAATGCCACATCCTCCCCAGGCCACAGGTACTCCTCACTTGGTTTATAGCCAAGCTCCACCTCCACCAATGACCTCTGCTCCACCACCAATAACCCCTCCCCCTGGACATATTATTGCCCAGATGCCACCTTATATGAATCATCCTCCTCCAGGACCTCCCCCACCTCAACATGGTGGTCCACCTGTAAGTGCACCCCCTCCTCACCATTATAATCCTAACTCTTTACCCCAGTTCACTGAAGATCAAGGAACTCTGAGCCCTCCATTTACACAACCAGGGGGAATGAGTCCTGGTATATGGCCTGCACCAAGAgggccacctcctcctccacgaATGCAGGGTCCGCCTTCTCAAACCCCACTTCCTGGACCACATCATCCAGATCAGACAAGATACAGACCGTATTACCAATGATAATAGTATTTTGAACTGAAAATATGGTGAGGAAAAAAAACTTACGTATAGTCAACCTTTTAATTAAGCTTTGACTGTTTGGGGAAGGAAAAGCACCTCTTACAGAGGTGACTCTAAAACATTTAGGGTCTTGTCTCCTAAAATTGTTTTAAACCTTGACCTTAGGACTGGTTTCAAGTACTATACTGTAGTGCAGATAAGTGGCTCAGTTGAGTACAGCTTTATTGTAACAACTTTGTTCCTGTAGTGTGGTAAATTGACCCAGAGGTGACCGTTTGtaatatttcctaaaaaaaaaaatttcattgttcCACTTTCAAAAATATTGCTTTTGTTAAGCCCAGTGTTTAGTTTCTCTTGTGATACCTTTTGTTAACCTGTGTAAAAGGATTAAATTTCAATATGGTTGTCAAAATGCAATTTCTATGTGAATTTAGGTGCAGCCATGTACTGTTTTTTAAAACCATATGTTTTACCACTAATTTTCCAAAGTTACAATAAAATCCTAAAAGTGAAAATTTACTAGAATTTACTGTAAGGTAGACAGTTAAATGGTGAATTATTTCATGTTAGGCACTGAAATTTTGAGTTATAGTAAGTATATAATGCACTtcacttggatgccttttatttttaggcAGCCTCAGGAGCACCAAAATAGATTGAAATTCCAGAAcaaagatatatttatatttgtaatgtTAAGCGGTGTTAATAATTATTTGGAAAGATATGGCCAAAGTATTTGAGTCTGTAGACTTCAAGCTGGTGGGGTATGCTGTTgcccatgaattttttttttttaactgaatagTTAGAATCACATAATGCACCCCATTTATTAATCTTAAGTAATATTGTTTTATAGAGCTGTTTTAAATGGCGTCATTTAGATGAAGTGTGTCGTATTCTGCTCATTGTCTTAAATATTTAGGGCTGAATAGGCTTTATATAATTCCTCATTTCATAGTAGAGTTTGGTCCTGTGCttaagtggttttttttctttattgggtTTTACACTACTATTTAAATGCTGTAGAGGAATTTAAATAATGTATTATTGAAGGACATCCTTGTAATCACAAGCCTGCATGTGCTTATTTTTCATTACTATGTGAAAAGTAATTTTCCTTAAACTAAAAATTTGAGAACtattaattttttccaaattttgttGATAAAGCAGTCTAAACTTGGGAACATTTTAGCATGAAGTTGTAAGTGAAGACTACTAGATGACTTTGTATTGGAGATAAATGACTTAATTATGAATTTCAGTGCTTTATAAGGTGCCTTTAGAGTCAACTTTTGCATTATAGGGGCTTGTTACAGTCCAACTAAGATGACCACTTACAGTTTATACAGAACTCATGTATAAATTGACATTCTTAGgatatttttatatatcctttGAATAAACCCCTGTGAAGTTTTTCCTCCCGCCTAAAATGGTGCATAATATAAACATGAAATGTATAGTATGCAGACACCGTTTATTAGATAGTTTGTAGTGTATAAAATTAGAACATATTTCTTTTTGGCAAAGGATGAGCTGATTGCTAATTTACCATTTTATTCTGTCAGgtacaagcaaaacaaattcTTATGTTGGATGATCAGATGCAAAGACATCTGATCTCAAAGCTAAAGTTAGGAATAATATAAATGGCCAATTCAACCTTAACCAGCCGAAAATatctaatactttttttaaaagttaagtaaGTGAATTTTCACACCCACCAATTTGAGGATCCAGTGTTAATGCAATATTTCTAGTGAGACCTTCTGGTTATTAGAAGCATGAAAGTGAAATAGTG
This window of the Dasypus novemcinctus isolate mDasNov1 chromosome 5, mDasNov1.1.hap2, whole genome shotgun sequence genome carries:
- the CBLL1 gene encoding E3 ubiquitin-protein ligase Hakai isoform X1, with amino-acid sequence MDHTDNELQGTNSSGSLGGLDVRRRIPIKLISKQANKAKPAPRTPRTINRMPAKVPPGDEEGFDYNEEERYDCKGGELFGNQRRFPGHLFWDFQINILGEKDDTPVHFCDKCGLPIKIYGRMIPCKHVFCYDCAILHEKKGDKMCPGCSDPVQRIEQCTRGSLFMCSIVQGCKRTYLSQRDLQAHINHRHMRAGKPVTRASLENVHPPIAPPPTEIPDRFIMPPDKHHMSHIPPKQHIMMPPPPLQHVPHEHYNQPHEDIRAPPAELSMAPPPPRSVSQETFRISTRKHSNLITVPIQDDSNSGAREPPPPAPAPAHHHPEYQGQPVVSHPHHIMPPQQHYAPPPPPPPPISHPMPHPPQATGTPHLVYSQAPPPPMTSAPPPITPPPGHIIAQMPPYMNHPPPGPPPPQHGGPPVSAPPPHHYNPNSLPQFTEDQGTLSPPFTQPGGMSPGIWPAPRGPPPPPRMQGPPSQTPLPGPHHPDQTRYRPYYQ
- the CBLL1 gene encoding E3 ubiquitin-protein ligase Hakai isoform X2, translating into MDHTDNELQGTNSSGSLGGLDVRRRIPIKLISKQANKAKPAPRTPRTINRMPAKVPPGDEGFDYNEEERYDCKGGELFGNQRRFPGHLFWDFQINILGEKDDTPVHFCDKCGLPIKIYGRMIPCKHVFCYDCAILHEKKGDKMCPGCSDPVQRIEQCTRGSLFMCSIVQGCKRTYLSQRDLQAHINHRHMRAGKPVTRASLENVHPPIAPPPTEIPDRFIMPPDKHHMSHIPPKQHIMMPPPPLQHVPHEHYNQPHEDIRAPPAELSMAPPPPRSVSQETFRISTRKHSNLITVPIQDDSNSGAREPPPPAPAPAHHHPEYQGQPVVSHPHHIMPPQQHYAPPPPPPPPISHPMPHPPQATGTPHLVYSQAPPPPMTSAPPPITPPPGHIIAQMPPYMNHPPPGPPPPQHGGPPVSAPPPHHYNPNSLPQFTEDQGTLSPPFTQPGGMSPGIWPAPRGPPPPPRMQGPPSQTPLPGPHHPDQTRYRPYYQ